atataatttttgtacagaaaaaaatgatataattttaagaCATATTATagtgtattatttttatgtttattttgaaatgagtagagacaaaaaaaagaaaagaaagaaaagtgtgAACAGAAGAGTAGTTATGAAGCCAAATATGGATGTGAATGTGTGAGCAAGGCATCATCATCTGCAATGATGACTTTGATAGATGCTGAAATTGAAAACAGAACAGAAAAATGGTGACACCTCAAAAAGACTAACATTTTCTTCCGTAGAAATTtacaacacaaacacaaaagCTCTGCGTATGGGCCCACACACCTCTACCATATACTGTCGCAACTCTCACgtattcttcttcctcttctgcCAAACAAGGACATCGACACCACCAACAACAACGTTGTAAAAGTTCTCCCTTTCACTTTCCCAAAATCGCATAATAAccctctctctcttctttctgtCACTTTTTCTCAGTCTTTAATGGCTGCCCGCATAAAAATTCCGCGTTAAACAATCGTGGGTCGGTGGAAGTTAgcatttttcttatctttttggTTGTCAAAAAGATACCCACTGAGAAaagtcttgttttttttttcttctttgggGTAAAACTTGCTAGCAGTTTCAACCCCAACCATTGTTCTGTTGTGAGATTAGATTGTATCTTACCAAgtcattcttttttctttctttatttttaactgGGGCTGAGGGAGAGTTTTGGTGATGGAGATTGGGTTCTGTTTTGGTGTGGAGTTTCAGTGAAAATGCTGTGCAAGAGTTTGCAGAATAGTGGAAGTTTTGGGGGGACAACTCCATGGTGACGTGTTTTTGTTGTTAACTGTGGCTTGGATGCTTCTGCACTGTGGTGGTTCAGTGGCGGAAGAAGATAAATGCactgttgattttattcatgatTCTCTTATGCAGCAATTATGGAGCTCTGCTTGAATCAGTGATTGTGGGATATGGATTTGACAGTTCTGGGGCCAAGATTTTGTGTGTTTGaagcttttatatattatcaaactTTTTCAATACGTTTAATCATTCAACTTTCTTTTTCCTCTGTTGGAAGAAAGGGAGGATTCACTGAATAAGGGTGGCTAGGTGTCTCCATTCCccctcccttttttttttcctttacgGGAAGAGTGGACTGGAATTTTCAGCTTTTTTTGTAGAACCTGTTCTTCACTATGGTCCATGCATGAAGAAAGAAGGCATTGATACCTTTCCCTCCAAAGAAATCTTATATTGCTTCTGTGAGATTCACTCAGTTGAGAAACTTGTAGGAGTGAGAGTCTAAAAGAACCTGAATAATAGGTACTTATTTtcctataattttttaagtttttcttacACGCCTTGAGCATTAAATCAAGTTGCATATTCTTCTGTTTCCACTGAAAACCCAGCTTTCTGTGCTGTAAGAGGAGTTCATGATTCAGATGATCAATCCTGTGACtccgtttctttttctttggcgAAACTGTGTGAGTGAGTTTAATCATGGTGAATAACATCCCTGAGAATTTGCTTTTAACTTAGCCGACACTGTTTTTCTCTTGTTAGGGAGTTGTGCTAGAGCCATCAATCAAGTCACGCAAGATTATAACTATGAGGAGTTTTGTATGAACATAGGCAACATAAGATCAATATTGCGTTATTAGCATCctgagaaaaggaaaaagaggaaAGAAGGAAGTCAACTGTGGCAATCGTTATGGCTAAGAGGTCACAAAGATTCCCTGTGAATTATGAGAAAGACCAGTCAGGATGTATGTGGGGTTTTATTAGTATATTTGATTTTCGTCATGCTCGATTTACTCGGAAGTTGATAGCAGATAAGAGGCATGCAAGCAAGCATGCTTTTGGtaagaaattttttaacatCTAAATTTTTACTTCCAAAATTGATTTCTTTCCATTGTTTGTGTTTTATATATTCGTGGGGAGAGTTTCTAAATTCTATGTGCTAAATGTATAACAAAATGTACTTATGCTGAATAATTTGGAGggtaaaaaattgaatatcCTTCTGTGCAATTTTATATGTCTTTTCTACAGTTATGTTTGTTAACAAATCTTTCATCATAGTATGTTCTTTGTGTATAATTATCTTATCTTTCAGCTGTTCTGATTAGtggaaaaaaatcataatagtACTTGGATTTCATTCTGTTTTCTGCAGGTGCGGCTGCACTTACCAAGAACAAGTTTGAAGTGCTGAGCAATTTGGATGAAAACTATGAAGGCAATTTTGTAAGTCTGTCTATCCACATGCATTTTCTCAAatcttgtgtttttttattctcttgTTTTCAGCCTAAAAGTTGAAGTTTGATTACtttaaaatttgcaaaattcTGAAGTAACACTAGGTTATCTGCAATTTGCTAACAGTATGTAACAGTATGTCTTGTGGTGGTATTGCTATATCATATGTTTCAGGACAGGGGAGAGAGTAAGAGACTAACACTGACAACTGATGCTGAAAAGCTTAGTGTGAAGAAACTTATAGAAGAAGAAATGATCACTGACCAAGATGAAATAAAGGATCAAGGTAACGCGGAAATGGAATCAAAGCAATCCAGATTAGGGTGTAACGACCCCCAGAAGAAAGATtccaaaagaaagaagaaatctCGCAAGAAAAGCCATGATTTGAATTCAGATGCAACCTTGAAATCAGAGTTTTCACATAAGCAGCATTCAAGGGAGCAGTCAAAAGATACTATagatttggaaaaaataatGGATGATTTTTGTCATGTTGAAGCTGCTTGTTCCATGATGTTTGACAATGATGGCAAAATTGAAGCGCAGTCAAACCAAAAGAATGTTATGTCTGAAAACCTTGCTAATGCAATCCATGAATTTATGAACCAGATGAAATTGAATGGGAAAGATCTGCATGAAGATGGACAATTCCTCAGCTCACGTGAACTCATGGAAGCACTTCAGGTTATAAGTTCAGATAAGCAATTGTTCCTTAAACTTTTACAAGATCCAAATTCGCACTTGCTGAAGTACATTCAGGAGTTGGAAAATGCTCCAGGGAGAGATGGCAAAGAATGCAGTTCACTTACTGCCTCCAACCGCTCTGAACTAGAACTTGTTAGTCTAAAACAAACTAGGGAGAATACCAACCGAAAGCATCTTAACTTTTTCAGGAAAAGGGGGAAGTCTCAATCAAAAGATCTGAcaaatgaaaatgggaaaacTGAGTTTTCAAATAGAATTGTCATTCTGAAACCTGCACTAACAGGCATGCAAATTTCTGAAAGTGAAAACAACCTTGCCTCATTGCTAGATTCTCGTGATGTTGCCCCTTACAAAGGTCCTTCTGTGAGAGTTGGTTCTCATTTTTCTCTTACAGAGATAAAAAGGAAACTGAAACATGCCATGGGCAAGGAGAGGCATGGAAACCCTGAAGTAGTCCCACGAAAGCTCCCTGTTGAACGTCAAAATAAGTTGCAaagaggcaaatgcaaagataaTGCTGGAATGAGATCTCCTAATAAAGATCATTTCTTCATTGAAAAGGTTGCAAGACCAATGTTTGATGTTATGAAGGGAAACAGGACTGATACATTGAAAGACTCTGAAGTGAACGCAGAACAAGAAAGTGGTATTCCCAAGTTAAGTGCTTCTAACTTATATGTTGAGGCAAGGAAACATTTATGTGAGATGCTAGATAATGGTGATGAAAACACAAACATTTCAAGCAGGCAGATTCCCAAAACCCTTGGGAGAATACTTTCCCTTCCTGAGTACAACTTTTCACCTGTAGAAAGTCCTGGAAGGGATTTGGAGCATCATTCTGTGACTGCACAGGCAGTATCTTCTCCCTCAGGAAAAACTAGGGAAGTTAGTGAGGATATTTGCTCCCCAGAACCAGCAATCACAGTTGGTTTTCCAGCTCAGGAAACTAACAATTCAGAAGATAAGTCATGCGTTTGTGATGAAATCTCTAATAATAAAGTACAAGAAATTAAGCCAGTGTCAAATTTCTCCAATGGGGTTGGTCCTGTTGATACATCTGAAGTCTGTTGTCCTATTAGAGATGAGACAGTCACCGAAGGTACAATGTTTAACTTCAAAAGCTGTAGATGCTGTGATAAAATTTCAGTTTGTATGCATGATTATGCATGCttatctacattttttttcacttatcaTTTCTGAACTTTGATGCAGATAATGTTGAATCTGCAGAAGAGAAATATGTATTGGAATCAGATCCAAATGGCTTCATCTTAGGAAAGGACCAGAAAATTGATATCTCAGAAACTCCTGATGGTGCAAGATGTTCTGGATGTTTGCATCAGGTAATGTCACTTCCTACATTATACTTTTACGTAAGCAATAGAAATGTAGTCAAAGTTTTATAATGTTTCCTAAAGTTTTCTTCCACGGCCCCTACATTTATTGAAAGTCTAAACTATCATTTGGTTCTTTTACAGGATGAGGATTTAACAGAAGAGAACCAACTATCATCTCTACCGTCGTCTCCTCACTCTTCTATTTCTAAGAAAAATGAAGAGCTAGAATGCAGGATAGAGTTATCTGGGAGACCGAGTCCTGTATCTGTTCTTGATACATCATTTTCAGATGATGACTCTGCACACTCCACATGTCAACCTGGTAAGCATTCCTGCTCTACAGCCTCACAGGGCATCTATGGCTATGTTCTTAGTAGTTAAAGCTATATCTTAAAAACAAGACCTAGAAACTTTTTGTTACAGTTGTTCTATGTATCCAAACTCTAAACTAGAAGTAGGAATGGAAACAGGATTCTGGTTGCCAGGGTTCCAGAAATGTACTCTTCCtctatataataaaatgttaccagtaaaatagaaattttcatatcaattaatt
This region of Vigna unguiculata cultivar IT97K-499-35 chromosome 5, ASM411807v1, whole genome shotgun sequence genomic DNA includes:
- the LOC114185418 gene encoding uncharacterized protein LOC114185418 encodes the protein MAKRSQRFPVNYEKDQSGCMWGFISIFDFRHARFTRKLIADKRHASKHAFGAAALTKNKFEVLSNLDENYEGNFDRGESKRLTLTTDAEKLSVKKLIEEEMITDQDEIKDQGNAEMESKQSRLGCNDPQKKDSKRKKKSRKKSHDLNSDATLKSEFSHKQHSREQSKDTIDLEKIMDDFCHVEAACSMMFDNDGKIEAQSNQKNVMSENLANAIHEFMNQMKLNGKDLHEDGQFLSSRELMEALQVISSDKQLFLKLLQDPNSHLLKYIQELENAPGRDGKECSSLTASNRSELELVSLKQTRENTNRKHLNFFRKRGKSQSKDLTNENGKTEFSNRIVILKPALTGMQISESENNLASLLDSRDVAPYKGPSVRVGSHFSLTEIKRKLKHAMGKERHGNPEVVPRKLPVERQNKLQRGKCKDNAGMRSPNKDHFFIEKVARPMFDVMKGNRTDTLKDSEVNAEQESGIPKLSASNLYVEARKHLCEMLDNGDENTNISSRQIPKTLGRILSLPEYNFSPVESPGRDLEHHSVTAQAVSSPSGKTREVSEDICSPEPAITVGFPAQETNNSEDKSCVCDEISNNKVQEIKPVSNFSNGVGPVDTSEVCCPIRDETVTEDNVESAEEKYVLESDPNGFILGKDQKIDISETPDGARCSGCLHQDEDLTEENQLSSLPSSPHSSISKKNEELECRIELSGRPSPVSVLDTSFSDDDSAHSTCQPVNLPVQPLHIQFEEHESSSPAEQFDTGKYSFGENELIYDYIKVVLHASGLTRDQLLVKCLTSDKILDPSLFDQIEFFSNLLCHDQKLLFDSINEVLMEVCQHYFGVSPCVSLVNPCMMPAPSMKRLTFKVWEGVCWHVLPLPPPRTLEQIVKKDMARKGSWMDLELDAETIGFEMGEAILTELMEDTILSLVSESSVSF